In Chanodichthys erythropterus isolate Z2021 chromosome 9, ASM2448905v1, whole genome shotgun sequence, a genomic segment contains:
- the rhoab gene encoding rho-related GTP-binding protein RhoA-B — MAAIRKKLVIVGDGACGKTCLLIVFSKDQFPEVYVPTVFENYVADIEVDSKQVELALWDTAGQEDYDRLRPLSYPDTDVILMCFSIDSPDSLENIPEKWTPEVKHFCPNVPIILVGNKKDLRNDEHTRRELTKMKQEPVKAEEGRDMANRIGAFGYMECSAKTKDGVREVFEMATRAALQARRGKKSNKCSLL, encoded by the exons ATGGCAGCGATTCGCAAGAAGCTGGTGATTGTAGGAGATGGAGCGTGCGGTAAAACCTGTTTGCTTATTGTGTTCAGTAAAGACCAGTTTCCTGAAGTCTACGTACCCACGGTGTTTGAGAACTATGTCGCCGACATCGAGGTTGACAGCAAACAG GTGGAACTTGCTCTGTGGGATACTGCAGGACAGGAGGACTATGATAGGCTCCGGCCTCTTTCGTACCCAGACACAGATGTCATTCTCATGTGCTTCTCTATTGACAGTCCTGACAGTTTAG AGAATATTCCAGAGAAGTGGACACCTGAGGTGAAACACTTTTGTCCAAACGTTCCCATCATCCTTGTAGGCAACAAAAAGGACCTACGGAATGATGAACACACACGCAGGGAGCTGACCAAGATGAAGCAG GAGCCTGTTAAGGCAGAGGAAGGGAGAGACATGGCTAATCGAATCGGAGCATTTGGTTATATGGAGTGTTCAGCCAAAACAAAAGATGGAGTTCGGGAGGTGTTTGAAATGGCCACTAGAGCGGCGCTGCAGGCACGCAGGGGAAAGAAGAGCAACAAATGCAGTCTGCTGTGA
- the sema3h gene encoding sema domain, immunoglobulin domain (Ig), short basic domain, secreted, (semaphorin) 3H isoform X1: MRRMLAFFCLISAPLMDAWRPSQPRLHFQHSELVQSGRLMSLSVPAGDLNSLLPDEDSRRLYIGMKDHLLSTSLDDITQIPHKIYWPANPERIQECIMAGKNLQMDCANFVRVLELYNQTHLYACGTGAFNPRCAFIPTNLFLRVEEQTLPYEDTESGKGKCPYDPRQRTATAIIDGELYAGISSDFLSHDTAFIRSLGERHVIRTEQYHSTWLQGAEFVHVAAMSESDNEEDDKVYVFFTERAQEAEGAAGKVLYSRIARVCKNDIGGQRSLVHKWSTFQKARIVCSVPGPDGIHTHFDKLQDIFIQRGKDKTNPLIYGLFTTTSNILNGSAVCVYRMQDIIRAFKGNFLHREGQQYKWTEYTGRVPYPRPGTCPSRTYGGFKSTREYPDEVIFFSRTHPLMQELVHPLGGHPLLIRVGVSYKLTRLLVDRVEAVDGQYDVLFIGTDSGLVLKAIHLPKSNGQNQEVTLEQLQVFKNKSPITAMTMSKKKQWLFAGSAEGVVQLRLFHCDLYGQACAECCLARDPYCTWDGHSCSPYMPSAHRRNIRQVNDDGNPLNQCVRQGAGLQVEAEEKTLVVAVGNSTYLECLPKSHHATVTWYKDIGENSLEQHKITSGEQLVVINRGILIPRTELNHGGVYHCQLEEHQFRWTAVTIRLIVWSPALQPFLGPAQPWYQDVMALINHSKLERRCKELSQRHNNKESGNHKHNKQDRKRADRHKHRGGGEKEKGRGRKNRSRMQSSAQRLPRSA; encoded by the exons ATGAGGAGGATGCTGGCTTTCTTTTGCCTAATTTCGGCACCTCTAATGGACGCATGGAGACCATCACAACCACGACTGCACTTCCAACACTCAG AGCTGGTGCAGAGCGGCAGGCTCATGTCTCTCTCTGTGCCCGCTGGGGATCTGAACTCTCTGCTGCCGGATGAAGACAGTCGTCGCCTTTACATTGGTATGAAGGACCATCTGCTGTCCACCAGCCTGGATGATATTACTCAAATCCCCCACAAG ataTACTGGCCTGCAAATCCAGAACGGATCCAAGAATGTATAATGGCTGGAAAAAACTTGCag ATGGACTGTGCTAACTTCGTGCGTGTGTTAGAGCTTTATAACCAAACACATCTTTACGCATGTGGAACTGGAGCGTTCAACCCTCGCTGTGCCTTCATCCCTACAAACCTCTTCCTCAGG GTCGAGGAGCAAACGCTGCCGTATGAAGACACTGAATCAGGGAAGGGAAAATGTCCGTACGACCCTCGCCAGAGAACAGCTACCGCCATCATAG ACGGTGAGCTGTACGCTGGCATCTCATCTGACTTTCTTAGTCATGATACTGCTTTTATTCGGAGTCTGGGGGAGCGACATGTGATTCGTACTGAACAATATCACTCTACATGGCTGCAAG gCGCTGAATTTGTACATGTTGCAGCGATGTCAGAGAGTGATAATGAGGAGGATGATAAGGTCTACGTGTTCTTCACTGAGCGCGCACAGGAGGCAGAAGGGGCTGCTGGGAAGGTCCTCTATTCTAGAATCGCCCGCGTCTGTAAG AATGATATTGGTGGTCAGCGTAGTTTGGTTCATAAATGGAGCACCTTCCAGAAAGCTCGTATTGTTTGCTCCGTACCAGGTCCTGAcggcatacacacacattttgacAAACTCC AGGATATTTTCATTCAACGTGGAAAGGACAAAACGAACCCCCTCATCTATGGGCTCTTCACCACTACAAG CAATATCTTGAATGGATCCGCTGTGTGCGTGTACCGCATGCAGGACATTATTAGAGCTTTTAAAGGAAACTTCCTTCACAGGGAGGGACAACAGTACAAGTGGACAGAGTATACAGGCCGAGTTCCCTATCCCAGACCTGGCACA TGTCCCAGCAGGACATACGGAGGCTTTAAATCAACAAGGGAATATCCTGATGAAGTTATCTTCTTTAGCCGCACACATCCTTTAATGCAGGAGCTGGTGCATCCTCTTGGGGGTCATCCTTTGCTGATCAGAGTGGGCGTGTCTTATAAACTGACCCGCCTCCTTGTGGACAGAGTGGAGGCGGTAGATGGACAATATGACGTGTTGTTCATCGgcacag ATTCTGGCCTGGTTCTGAAAGCGATTCACCTTCCAaaatctaatggacaaaatcagGAGGTCACTCTGGAACAGCTGCAGGTTTTTAAG AACAAGTCaccaatcactgccatgacgatGTCCAAGAAAAAG CAGTGGCTGTTTGCTGGATCAGCAGAGGGTGTGGTTCAGTTGCGTCTGTTCCACTGTGATCTGTACGGCCAGGCCTGCGCTGAATGCTGTCTCGCTAGAGACCCATACTGCACTTGGGATGGGCACTCTTGCAGCCCATACATGCCATCTGCACACAG AAGAAATATTCGTCAGGTTAATGATGACGGCAACCCGCTGAACCAGTGTGTCAGACAGGGAG CTGGTCTTCAGGTGGAGGCAGAGGAGAAGACACTAGTTGTTGCTGTGGGTAACAGCACCTACCTAGAGTGTCTACCCAAATCTCACCATGCCACCGTCACCTGGTATAAAGACATAGGCGAGAACAGCTTGGAGCAACATAAG ATCACATCTGGGGAGCAGCTGGTTGTCATCAACAGAGGCATCCTCATTCCCCGGACTGAGCTCAATCATGGCGGCGTTTATCACTGTCAGCTAGAAGAGCATCAGTTCCGCTGGACGGCCGTTACTATTCGTTTAATTGTGTGGAGCCCCGCCCTGCAGCCCTTCCTTGGTCCCGCGCAGCCATGGTACCAGGATGTGATGGCACTGATCAACCACAGCAAACTAGAGCGACGCTGCAAAGAACTCAGCCAACGTCACAACAACAAGGAATCAGGGAATCACAAGCataacaaacaagacagaaagaGAGCAGACCGGCACAAGCACAGAGGAgggggagagaaagagaaagggaGGGGGCGGAAGAACCGGAGCAGAATGCAGAGTTCAGCGCAGAGGCTGCCGAGGAGCGCGTAG
- the sema3h gene encoding sema domain, immunoglobulin domain (Ig), short basic domain, secreted, (semaphorin) 3H isoform X2, whose amino-acid sequence MRRMLAFFCLISAPLMDAWRPSQPRLHFQHSELVQSGRLMSLSVPAGDLNSLLPDEDSRRLYIGMKDHLLSTSLDDITQIPHKIYWPANPERIQECIMAGKNLQMDCANFVRVLELYNQTHLYACGTGAFNPRCAFIPTNLFLRVEEQTLPYEDTESGKGKCPYDPRQRTATAIIDGELYAGISSDFLSHDTAFIRSLGERHVIRTEQYHSTWLQGAEFVHVAAMSESDNEEDDKVYVFFTERAQEAEGAAGKVLYSRIARVCKNDIGGQRSLVHKWSTFQKARIVCSVPGPDGIHTHFDKLQDIFIQRGKDKTNPLIYGLFTTTSNILNGSAVCVYRMQDIIRAFKGNFLHREGQQYKWTEYTGRVPYPRPGTCPSRTYGGFKSTREYPDEVIFFSRTHPLMQELVHPLGGHPLLIRVGVSYKLTRLLVDRVEAVDGQYDVLFIGTDSGLVLKAIHLPKSNGQNQEVTLEQLQVFKNKSPITAMTMSKKKWLFAGSAEGVVQLRLFHCDLYGQACAECCLARDPYCTWDGHSCSPYMPSAHRRNIRQVNDDGNPLNQCVRQGAGLQVEAEEKTLVVAVGNSTYLECLPKSHHATVTWYKDIGENSLEQHKITSGEQLVVINRGILIPRTELNHGGVYHCQLEEHQFRWTAVTIRLIVWSPALQPFLGPAQPWYQDVMALINHSKLERRCKELSQRHNNKESGNHKHNKQDRKRADRHKHRGGGEKEKGRGRKNRSRMQSSAQRLPRSA is encoded by the exons ATGAGGAGGATGCTGGCTTTCTTTTGCCTAATTTCGGCACCTCTAATGGACGCATGGAGACCATCACAACCACGACTGCACTTCCAACACTCAG AGCTGGTGCAGAGCGGCAGGCTCATGTCTCTCTCTGTGCCCGCTGGGGATCTGAACTCTCTGCTGCCGGATGAAGACAGTCGTCGCCTTTACATTGGTATGAAGGACCATCTGCTGTCCACCAGCCTGGATGATATTACTCAAATCCCCCACAAG ataTACTGGCCTGCAAATCCAGAACGGATCCAAGAATGTATAATGGCTGGAAAAAACTTGCag ATGGACTGTGCTAACTTCGTGCGTGTGTTAGAGCTTTATAACCAAACACATCTTTACGCATGTGGAACTGGAGCGTTCAACCCTCGCTGTGCCTTCATCCCTACAAACCTCTTCCTCAGG GTCGAGGAGCAAACGCTGCCGTATGAAGACACTGAATCAGGGAAGGGAAAATGTCCGTACGACCCTCGCCAGAGAACAGCTACCGCCATCATAG ACGGTGAGCTGTACGCTGGCATCTCATCTGACTTTCTTAGTCATGATACTGCTTTTATTCGGAGTCTGGGGGAGCGACATGTGATTCGTACTGAACAATATCACTCTACATGGCTGCAAG gCGCTGAATTTGTACATGTTGCAGCGATGTCAGAGAGTGATAATGAGGAGGATGATAAGGTCTACGTGTTCTTCACTGAGCGCGCACAGGAGGCAGAAGGGGCTGCTGGGAAGGTCCTCTATTCTAGAATCGCCCGCGTCTGTAAG AATGATATTGGTGGTCAGCGTAGTTTGGTTCATAAATGGAGCACCTTCCAGAAAGCTCGTATTGTTTGCTCCGTACCAGGTCCTGAcggcatacacacacattttgacAAACTCC AGGATATTTTCATTCAACGTGGAAAGGACAAAACGAACCCCCTCATCTATGGGCTCTTCACCACTACAAG CAATATCTTGAATGGATCCGCTGTGTGCGTGTACCGCATGCAGGACATTATTAGAGCTTTTAAAGGAAACTTCCTTCACAGGGAGGGACAACAGTACAAGTGGACAGAGTATACAGGCCGAGTTCCCTATCCCAGACCTGGCACA TGTCCCAGCAGGACATACGGAGGCTTTAAATCAACAAGGGAATATCCTGATGAAGTTATCTTCTTTAGCCGCACACATCCTTTAATGCAGGAGCTGGTGCATCCTCTTGGGGGTCATCCTTTGCTGATCAGAGTGGGCGTGTCTTATAAACTGACCCGCCTCCTTGTGGACAGAGTGGAGGCGGTAGATGGACAATATGACGTGTTGTTCATCGgcacag ATTCTGGCCTGGTTCTGAAAGCGATTCACCTTCCAaaatctaatggacaaaatcagGAGGTCACTCTGGAACAGCTGCAGGTTTTTAAG AACAAGTCaccaatcactgccatgacgatGTCCAAGAAAAAG TGGCTGTTTGCTGGATCAGCAGAGGGTGTGGTTCAGTTGCGTCTGTTCCACTGTGATCTGTACGGCCAGGCCTGCGCTGAATGCTGTCTCGCTAGAGACCCATACTGCACTTGGGATGGGCACTCTTGCAGCCCATACATGCCATCTGCACACAG AAGAAATATTCGTCAGGTTAATGATGACGGCAACCCGCTGAACCAGTGTGTCAGACAGGGAG CTGGTCTTCAGGTGGAGGCAGAGGAGAAGACACTAGTTGTTGCTGTGGGTAACAGCACCTACCTAGAGTGTCTACCCAAATCTCACCATGCCACCGTCACCTGGTATAAAGACATAGGCGAGAACAGCTTGGAGCAACATAAG ATCACATCTGGGGAGCAGCTGGTTGTCATCAACAGAGGCATCCTCATTCCCCGGACTGAGCTCAATCATGGCGGCGTTTATCACTGTCAGCTAGAAGAGCATCAGTTCCGCTGGACGGCCGTTACTATTCGTTTAATTGTGTGGAGCCCCGCCCTGCAGCCCTTCCTTGGTCCCGCGCAGCCATGGTACCAGGATGTGATGGCACTGATCAACCACAGCAAACTAGAGCGACGCTGCAAAGAACTCAGCCAACGTCACAACAACAAGGAATCAGGGAATCACAAGCataacaaacaagacagaaagaGAGCAGACCGGCACAAGCACAGAGGAgggggagagaaagagaaagggaGGGGGCGGAAGAACCGGAGCAGAATGCAGAGTTCAGCGCAGAGGCTGCCGAGGAGCGCGTAG
- the borcs6 gene encoding BLOC-1 related complex subunit 6 isoform X1 — protein sequence MSRSPVTGQDAQETSNGVETSDSPKASDWSGPHGFSHQEIKFIDGDDFEPHMDTPALSETLKHTPHHMDSCRDTLQSHTDHSESPPTLVESLVQHSQCTDIPTEDGTDEDTLSCDTELTHGCSKKELEEWRREEEEKKTSDGEVNNVNKREIKQRKETLISVQPVAALSTEHPPTHSEPDEWSNPDSSDEVHPNTSISPDEAPPLVPAPHPDQATPPLLPDLDDSPCPAHVMAEVRVRSVPERDRVVRGMQDSKSLDEISGACGGGARGGGARAGQAEGRRATISSALELEGTVSHDGDLTHFIAKNLEQKIKMSSRPSLDTDSDCSGPVVRGRSSLRRPADIPPIDPSVLVDLHKHTQDVAQSVELMLRSLSGTIQNMTALSVGYIQTYRDSVDSLGESVDMSIKGMYTLMARCEELDRSMQPIHTLAAQIRDIKRTLDALETICK from the exons ATGAGCCGCTCTCCTGTGACCGGTCAGGATGCGCAGGAAACAAGCAACGGGGTGGAAACCTCTGATTCTCCCAAGGCCTCTGATTGGTCAGGACCTCATGGCTTCTCCCACCAGGAGATAAAGTTCATTGATGGGGATGATTTTGAGCCTCACATGGACACCCCTGCACTGTCAGagactctcaaacacacacctcACCACATGGACTCATGTAGAGACACACTCCAGTCACACACAGATCACTCAGAATCCCCGCCTACACTGGTAGAGTCACTGGTTCAACACTCCCAGTGCACAGATATTCCAACTGAAGATGGGACAGACGAGGACACACTCTCCTGTGACACTGAACTAACACACGGCTGCTCTAAAAAAGAACTGGAAGAATGGAgaagggaggaggaggagaaaaagACAAGTGATGGAGAGGTGAACAATGTCAACAAGAGAGAGATCAAGCAAAGGAAAGAGACTCTTATTTCTGTACAG CCAGTTGCAGCGCTCTCAACCGAACACCCTCCTACTCACTCTGAACCTGATGAATGGTCCAATCCTGATTCGTCTGATGAAGTCCATCCAAATACTTCCATTTCTCCTGATGAGGCCCCTCCCCTTGTTCCAGCCCCTCACCCCGACCAGGCCACACCCCCTCTGCTGCCAGACCTGGACGATTCTCCATGCCCAGCTCACGTGATGGCGGAGGTACGTGTGCGCTCTGTCCCAGAGCGAGATCGAGTCGTGCGTGGTATGCAGGACAGTAAAAGCTTGGATGAGATCAGTGGGGCGTGTGGGGGCGGGGCACGAGGAGGCGGAGCCAGAGCTGGCCAGGCGGAAGGACGCAGAGCCACCATATCCAGCGCCTTAGAATTGGAGGGTACCGTCAGCCATGATGGAGATCTCACACACTTCATCGCCAAAAATCTTGAACAGAAGATTAAAATGAGCTCGCGGCCGAGTCTGGACACTGATT CAGACTGTTCTGGGCCTGTGGTACGTGGTCGTAGCTCTTTGCGTCGTCCGGCTGATATTCCGCCCATTGACCCGTCAGTGTTGGTAGACCtgcataaacacacacaggaTGTGGCTCAGAGTGTAGAATTGATGCTGCGAAGCCTCAGTGGAACTATACAGAAT ATGACTGCATTAAGTGTGGGTTATATCCAGACATATAGAGATTCTGTGGACAGTTTGGGAGAGTCAGTGGACATGAGTATAAAG GGAATGTACACGCTCATGGCGCGGTGTGAGGAGCTGGATCGCTCCATGCAACCTATACATACCCTAGCTGCTCAGATCAGAGACATCAAACGAACCCTTGATGCCCTGGAGACCATCTGCAAGTAA
- the borcs6 gene encoding BLOC-1 related complex subunit 6 isoform X2, translated as MSRSPVTGQDAQETSNGVETSDSPKASDWSGPHGFSHQEIKFIDGDDFEPHMDTPALSETLKHTPHHMDSCRDTLQSHTDHSESPPTLVESLVQHSQCTDIPTEDGTDEDTLSCDTELTHGCSKKELEEWRREEEEKKTSDGEVNNVNKREIKQRKETLISVQPVAALSTEHPPTHSEPDEWSNPDSSDEVHPNTSISPDEAPPLVPAPHPDQATPPLLPDLDDSPCPAHVMAEVRVRSVPERDRVVRGMQDSKSLDEISGACGGGARGGGARAGQAEGRRATISSALELEGTVSHDGDLTHFIAKNLEQKIKMSSRPSLDTDYCSGPVVRGRSSLRRPADIPPIDPSVLVDLHKHTQDVAQSVELMLRSLSGTIQNMTALSVGYIQTYRDSVDSLGESVDMSIKGMYTLMARCEELDRSMQPIHTLAAQIRDIKRTLDALETICK; from the exons ATGAGCCGCTCTCCTGTGACCGGTCAGGATGCGCAGGAAACAAGCAACGGGGTGGAAACCTCTGATTCTCCCAAGGCCTCTGATTGGTCAGGACCTCATGGCTTCTCCCACCAGGAGATAAAGTTCATTGATGGGGATGATTTTGAGCCTCACATGGACACCCCTGCACTGTCAGagactctcaaacacacacctcACCACATGGACTCATGTAGAGACACACTCCAGTCACACACAGATCACTCAGAATCCCCGCCTACACTGGTAGAGTCACTGGTTCAACACTCCCAGTGCACAGATATTCCAACTGAAGATGGGACAGACGAGGACACACTCTCCTGTGACACTGAACTAACACACGGCTGCTCTAAAAAAGAACTGGAAGAATGGAgaagggaggaggaggagaaaaagACAAGTGATGGAGAGGTGAACAATGTCAACAAGAGAGAGATCAAGCAAAGGAAAGAGACTCTTATTTCTGTACAG CCAGTTGCAGCGCTCTCAACCGAACACCCTCCTACTCACTCTGAACCTGATGAATGGTCCAATCCTGATTCGTCTGATGAAGTCCATCCAAATACTTCCATTTCTCCTGATGAGGCCCCTCCCCTTGTTCCAGCCCCTCACCCCGACCAGGCCACACCCCCTCTGCTGCCAGACCTGGACGATTCTCCATGCCCAGCTCACGTGATGGCGGAGGTACGTGTGCGCTCTGTCCCAGAGCGAGATCGAGTCGTGCGTGGTATGCAGGACAGTAAAAGCTTGGATGAGATCAGTGGGGCGTGTGGGGGCGGGGCACGAGGAGGCGGAGCCAGAGCTGGCCAGGCGGAAGGACGCAGAGCCACCATATCCAGCGCCTTAGAATTGGAGGGTACCGTCAGCCATGATGGAGATCTCACACACTTCATCGCCAAAAATCTTGAACAGAAGATTAAAATGAGCTCGCGGCCGAGTCTGGACACTGATT ACTGTTCTGGGCCTGTGGTACGTGGTCGTAGCTCTTTGCGTCGTCCGGCTGATATTCCGCCCATTGACCCGTCAGTGTTGGTAGACCtgcataaacacacacaggaTGTGGCTCAGAGTGTAGAATTGATGCTGCGAAGCCTCAGTGGAACTATACAGAAT ATGACTGCATTAAGTGTGGGTTATATCCAGACATATAGAGATTCTGTGGACAGTTTGGGAGAGTCAGTGGACATGAGTATAAAG GGAATGTACACGCTCATGGCGCGGTGTGAGGAGCTGGATCGCTCCATGCAACCTATACATACCCTAGCTGCTCAGATCAGAGACATCAAACGAACCCTTGATGCCCTGGAGACCATCTGCAAGTAA